ATGTCGCAAAGACCAGGGCTGGGAAGTGCCACGCCGTGACTTAGGAGGTCAGGGTGATGCATGGTGGGCACAGTCAGGACGGTGACTAACGGTGCAGGGGCTGAGGAGAGGGAGTTTAGCATGAAGCTTCAGCCCCTCCCTGTGGACCTGTTTCCCCGATGTCAGccagctggggaggggggaggcggGGACAGGCCAGCAGGCAGAGCCAGTGTATGCTGACAAGGGCTTCTGTGTGGCTACCTGCCCTGTCCCCCAGCTCAGAGCTCTGGGTGCAGTGGCCCAGGGAAGGATTCTTCCCATCTGGCTGAGACACACGGGTCACCTTACACACTGGCTCAAGGTGGATATGCCACCAGCATACCTTGGAAAGCGGGGAGATATAGTCTGCCTCTCCTATCTATCCAGGCACTTTGTGAGGGAAACAGCTGGGCAATATTATGATGGCAGAATATTCAATATCTGGGCTACACCTGCTATGTCCAGGTGTCATCCCCACAATGGTAatatcctccccctcctcctcttcctcctcttcttcttcctcctcttcctcctcctcttccttctccccttctcctcttcttcttcctcctcctcctcttcctcctcttcctcctcttcctcctcctcctcttcctcctcctccccttcctcctcctcctcctcctccctctcctccttctcttcctcctgtcttctgGGAGCCACAACCTCGCCTGATGGTGACCAGGAAACACTCAAGGTGTGAAAGGTGGTGACTTGCATTGAGAGGGGGCCCTCCCATGGAAATCCCCTCCCTGCGCTGAGTTCTGCAGCCCTTGGGCAGAACTGCCACGGACACCCATCAAACCTCGTGCTTTCCTTCATGCTGTACTTGGGGGCTCAGGATCCCTGCCCTGACCCTGTGGGGTCAGGTGATCTGTCTGCATCACCCACTGGGCACAACACCCTCTGGTCTCCCACCCAGTGGCTTGCTCTAAGACCCCTAGCCCTGGGGGTCTGGACCTTTTCTGAATGGGTGCTTAGCTTGAGCTGGATAGGCCCAGAGGGGCCTCAGCACCAGGCAGAAGGATGAGGTAGCCCAGGATTTGGACAGAGCTGGCTGGGCTCTGGAGTGAGCTATGCTTCCGCCCATGTCCTGTGATGCTAAATATAGCGTCCAGGGAGGGGAGTTTCCGGTTACAGCCCCCCCAGCCCAAGCCGGGAAATCGATGCCAGCTCCATTAGGCCCAGGAGTGGTGCCTGCTGACCTGCCCATCAGGCTGCAGATCTGAGTGAGGGATTGGACTCTGCCCAAACCCAGGTGCCCTGACTCCTAACCCATCCTTCAGGCCACCAGAGCCCTCCCCCACTAGAAGCCCCTATGGCAGCAAACACCTAAGGGCAACCCTAGGAGGCACAGGACTCCGATGGTGGGCGTTCAGCAGCTGCAGAAAGTCAGCGAAGGACATAGATGGTACACTCCTGTCCCGGAAACATCGGGGTGAAGCTGGGTCACCGTGCCCCCTCCCCTGTATCTAGCTCCTGGACACACACTACACACCTAAGGGCCCATCACCAAACGCCTTGTTGCTTTTCTGACTGGGCCCCACCTAAAGCTGCAAACATTTGCATACAGGTGGTGCTATGTGAGCAAGTCTACATGTCACAGCCTCCTCAGGGTGGTGCCTCAATGTCACACCCACCTGGGGCACAGGGAGGTGGTGAGGCGGGTATCCCTCATCTTCCAGGGCGGGGCAGAGGACtataagaggagagagagagcactcattCCACCCCAGCATGCCTATCTCGATGTCTACAATTAGGACTCCAACACTTCAGCTCCTGGTCTCATCCAAAGGTTTGCTGGGACACAGAGCCCCAGGGCGTGCTCAGATAGCTCATCACCTGAGCTCCACTGTACTGACTGAAGAGGGTGAGAAGGGATATACCCCTCTAGGCTACCTCACTGCCTGGGGGTGTAGGGGAATGGTAATCAGTGGTCCATGACCCAAGGAAGTCATACAAGATGCTGACTGGAGGGTTTGAAGCggagccactttgctgaagcctGACCTTATCCTGAGACAGACTGATCCCTCAGATGTTGCCCCAGCATGCCTTCCCTAAATATGTGCCTGTGGCTCACGCAGCTGGCTAGGTGGGACAGAGTGCTCTTTAATCTATGCGAGGCACTCTAGGGACCTGTAGAATGGCTCTAAGCAACGCATGTAGCCCCACCCTCAGGCCAGAGAGCCTTGGGCCAGCAGCTCTGTGAGCTGTCACACGAAGGCAGTTCTGCGCAAGAACCAGGCTGCCCACGCCAAGGCGGTTGCTCTGGATCCCTATGATGACCTAGCCTACAGACGTGACTTACGTCCTGCAGGCCAAGTGAGGTCCTCTCCCAACTTCCGATCGCTCAGAAGTCGTAGAAAGAGTACTGGAGACACCAGATACAGAACGTCACCAGATCTGAGTTCCTGGACAGTGGGAGTGCGGTTCTAGTCCAGCCCCAGACATGGCAAGGACCCTGATTCTGCCCAGATCAGGGACTACACACACTCTGGCATGGGCAGTACTGTGCCCATTTCCTCTCAGCTGAGGCCAGTCTATCTCTAGTCCTGTGAACACAGTTCATGTTACACATGAGAATAAGAACAACATTTTAATTAGTGCTTTATAGACATGTCTGTCTTATTAGACAGACACCATTAAGTCATAAACCTTTCTCTTCCATATGACTATCCCCTTCCACATTTGGTCCGTTCGTCTACCATCCTCCGTGAAACCAACGGTTCCTCACCCCAGGCCACAGTGCTCAAAGCCAGCAGACATCAGTAAAACTTACACAAGCTTTATTGGGTCTGTAGGGCAGGAGGATGAGTGGATGGAGAGGCCTGTCCAACCCAGGGTCTCACTGGAGATTCAAATGGGGAGCCACCTGGCTAAAGAACCAAGAGATAGCATAGATAACCCCGAGAGTCTTGGGGATGTCAGGGTTGTCTGCAAAGGCCTGCGCGTCATCCAAATTCAGATGGATCACTTCGATGAGTTCTCCCTCCTCGGCCAGCCCTCCACCAGGCCCGCCTCGCTGGGCATCTGTCACCTCCGCGTAGAACATGGTCTGCCTGGAGCCGGTCAGTCCTACTCCAGACCTGTCAGGCAGGACAGGGACTGCTGAGACCAGTGTGGCCCTGTCAGACACCCTGCTTCCATGCTTCCCGTTCTGCCTTTCTGGTGATCAAGACTCTGTGTAGCTTCACCCTTCCCAAATACCACTCTTGGAGGGGGGTACGTCCACAGAATCTGCCCCCTGCGGCGGGCGAGCCTCGTGCATGTTGAGTATGCCGGCTATCATATGGCAGAGGTAAGCATCAAGGGCACTAAGATGATTTTTGAGATGAATTTGAtaaccgggctggagagatggctcagccaccaGTGGCTAGGCTCATCACCAAACTGTCAAGATAAATATGACACTTAGGGGAACACAGAAATGTCAGAGGCACCTTACATATATCTTGGACCCAGGACCTGTTTGGCTAGCTGACTGAATTCATCCTGAAGGAAATAGGTGGATAGGCCTGGTCTGATCAGGTGAGCTCACAAGACAGCTTCACGCTCACAATTTGAAGAGCTCTGATACTCTCTGCTAGCGCAGAGACCAGACAAGCTGCTGTGCTGTGGCCAAGGACCTGCAGGCATCGCTAAGATCTGAGAGTGGTTCCCAGCTAACACCCAATCAGGAAATGGCCTCTATCCATAGCCACAAGGACCTGCTACCTCTGCACCTGGTCAGACTGTGGATGTGGCAGGTGTCTCTGAATGCAGCTTGTAAGACCCTACGTGGCAGGTCGGGGACCTTGGACACAGACTGTGCATATACAGAAGCCATGAGGTCATAAGCAAGTGGTATTAGGGTCTGTGATAGGCCCTTGGAATCTGTTAGGCCCCTGCCCATGACTCCTGCTGTCCAACCAGGGCCTCTGACTTCCATAACTGCTAAGCCCAAGCCAGCTCTATCCATATCAGGTCTTCTGATTGCCTCGGGAGCCATGGACTGGATGTGGTGGTGGAGGTAGGGAATCTCACAGCAGGGCAGTTCATGGAGGCAGGAACAAGCTGGAAATACTCAAAGCCTCCCAGCCCCCAGGAGGAGGACCCCCACCCCAGACTGACCATGCCCAGCTACCTCTTTATCCCTACGGACCCCTACCGGGTAACCCATTTTTCTAGTAGTCATGGCTATACCTGTCATGGAAATCAGTGCCCAGACTCAGTTTCCCTAGATTATAAGGAAGACAGCTCCAGCCTGTGGTCTGGTCCAGACTAGACTGGTTCTAATCTCATTTATATCACGAGGTAACAATAGGCACTGGGCTTCCCTGGGCCTAGCCATCTATGACCTCTGGGGCCTCAGGCAGGGAAATAGTAAGTGGGTAGGCTTTGGTCTGTTCAGTCCCCATAAGGGCCACAGGGACAGGTGCTCTGATGTCATTCAGCCTTACCCTTAATCATGCTTCCGCACAGCCAAACCCTCCTTTTCAAAGTATAAATATGCATAGAGTGTTCAATGTCCCAAACACTCACCGCTCTCTAGTATCTTCTTCAGTCAGGACACAGCCAGAGGCCCTGCCTATGAAACCTCTCAAATGTCTGCCAGGacattacacagacacacacacttacatagacacacacacacagacaccacagagacacacacgacacatacatacacacggtgagacacacagagacacacacacaaaacacatacatacatacacacacagacacacgcacatgatacatacatacacagagaaacacacacagacacatacacacaaagacacacacacacacacacaaacacacacttcccTCCTGCCCTCTGTCCTTGTCTGTCCCACACACAGGCTAAACTGTTATCATGGTCAGGCTTCTTAGATTCCCCGGCCCTAAACACTGCCATGTTGGAAGTTGAAGGATTCGGGCACCACTGGCTGTCCACATGGAGGACACAGCATGGGGCACAGGCCAACCCTTCAGAAGTAAGATAATGAACACTCTGGATCCAACANNNNNNNNNNNNNNNNNNNNNNNNNNNNNNNNNNNNNNNNNNNNNNNNNNNNNNNNNNNNNNNNNNNNNNNNNNNNNNNNNNNNNNNNNNNNNNNNNNNNNNNNNNNNNNNNNNNNNNNNNNNNNNNNNNNNNNNNNNNNNNNNNNNNNNNNNNNNNNNNNNNNNNNNNNNNNNNNNNNNNNNNNNNNNNNNNNNNNNNNNNNNNNNNNNNNNNNNNNNNNNNNNNNNNNNNNNNNNNNNNNNNNNNNNNNNNNNNNNNNNNNNNNNNNNNNNNNNNNNNNNNNNNNNNNNNNNNNNNNNNNNNNNNNNNNNNNNNNNNNNNNNNNNNNNNNNNNNNNNNNNNNNNNNNNNNNNNNNNNNNNNNNNNNNNNNNNNNNNNNNNNNNNNNNNNNNNNNNNNNNNNNNNNNNNNNNNNNNNNNNNNNNNNNNNNNNNNNNNNNNNNNNNNNNNNNNNNNNNNNNNNNNNNNNNNNNNNNNNNNNNNNNNNNNNTGAACACTCTGGATCCAACATGGTCTACACAGCATGGGGCACAGGCCAACCCTTCAGAAGTAAGATAATGAACACTCTGGATCCAACACGGTCTAACCACAGCTTGGTGCTACAGGGTGAGGTCAGCAGGGATGGTTGAGTGTGCCAGGAGAGAGGTTGCGGGGACTCTGGCCCTTCTTGGTTTGGAGGGGTCAGAAGTACACAGacttgttgggggtggggggtgatggGCACCATGGGACCTTCTTTCTGCCCTCAAACCTCAGCAGGGGTCAGGAATCCACACAACATTCTGAGGCAAGGGGTGGCTTTGCATCTGAGGACCGCAGCCCTGGTTGGCTGCctgagggaggcaggagtggctgGCACCTGGGCTTCAGTAGGGGtaacccctcctccttctcctccccaggACTTGTCCTTCCCTCATTCCTGAGAACGGAGCTGTgactcaccccacccccagcgcCCGGTGCTTAATCCCACAGGAAGTGGGGCATCTGTCGACAGCAGCTGCCACCCTGACAGAGCCCAACCCCACATGGCTGGGGCTGCAGGGCAGGGGCACAGGGTTAGCACACTCCAGAACCAGCCCAAGGGTTCCAGGTCCACCAAGCCTCTCCAGCCTCATGCCTGTACACCCTCTGGGACAGGGTGCTCACCCACTCCCCCACAGCATTCCGCCCTGCCAAGCCTCCTTACATGTATGTGGCAACTCGGCGCAGGTCGGTGGGAACCAGGCGATAGCCACACTCTTCCCAAGCCTCCTTGCAGGCCGCCTCTTCCAGtgagagcccaggctggtccaCAATACCGGCACAGAGTTCCACCATCACTCCCGCTGAGCCAGGCAGTGCTCGCTGAAGTTCTTGGGGCTGGTCCTGGTTCACAGCTGTCAGGGACCCTGGGAAGTGCCGCTCTACCTCGCCTGCATATACAGCTGGTATGGAGGGGGGGAGCACAGCCACACATGGTCACCTCAGAGTAATCTATTCTGGGCCAGGCATCTCTTgctggacctcagtttcccctgtagCCACCACTGCACCAGCATCCAGACCCCCAGAATCAAGGGCCTGAAAGCACACTATCAATTCCCTAGCCCCAATTCCTGTCCACGCGGCTGGACTCACCTGGCCGGAATTGCTTCACCAACACCAGGCTTCTCTGAGAGGAGTTGAACATGAGAATAGTCACACTGTGTGGGGAAACACACTCAGTAAAgacacacacccctctccccagAGCCCTGGTTCCCATcctcctagtctctctctctttcattgaCAGGCCTTGCTCGGATGGGAAGACCACACAGTCAGGCTAGGGCAGAGGAGGCAACACATTGGGCAGCTGGGGAAGTGGAGGCCCCTGCTGGCCAGTTTCCCAACTGTCACACCCCCCATGCTCAGGATCCTGATGAGTAAGATCAGATCTTAACAGCAGCCTGCCACCAGGGGCCTGGTGTCCCCTGACTTTGCCACCAGGCCTCGGGGGACATAAGAACCAGAGACTGGGCTGAGGTGGGAAGTGTGTGGGGAGCAGAAACCGGGGAGTTCCCCAGTGGCCAGGCCAGCCCCTCTCACCTGTCATGTGTCTTCATAAAGTCCCAGGACTTCTGGACACCGTCCTAAAAGAGACAGGACAACAATCAGGAAGGGTGAGCGGCTGCCAGCAACAGATGGAGGTGCACGGGTCAGACAGACCCATTGCAGCAGCTCCCTGCAGGGAGGCCTGCCACCTGCCTACCGCCCTCCAGGAATGGGGACTTGTagcaggtggaggtggaggtggaggcgaTTGCCCGGGAGGTCAGGATAGCCTGATGTTCTGGGAAGGGTAAGGCAGAAAACCTGCGCAAAGGGCaggaaaggcaaaggacaaaggACTGCAGAGACATGTGCCGCCTGCCACCGCGTGTGGGAAGGAGCTAGGAGGATATCAGGGAGAGCAGACATGATGCCCTTAGGCAGGGCAGGGAGGATTCCAGGTGGGCAGAGCAGAAGTCACGTACTCATGGCCAAAGCTCCCGTAGGCCACCGGACAGCTTACACTGCAGCTGTGGATCTGCGCATGTCAGATGGACAGTAAATACTTGTCCCGCCCTGTTTCAGGCTCAAGCTATCTCTTACACATCCCATAGTCCTGCCGCTCCTGTATGTAAGGTAGCACTCAAGAAAGAGGTAAGGTGGGCCCCGCAGGTTGGGCAGCCAGAAAGGATGTCATCAATGCTTTGTATACAAGGTTAGGAAGGGCCCACGATCCCCATCATCCAAATGCCCCTTGGAAAGACAGGCTGTCTCTGGGGGATGGAGCCAGCAGAGACATTCCTCCCTGAAGGGTCTCTGCAAGTGGGGCTAGACCTATCCACCCCTTACCCCCACCTGCTTAGTCCACCTCTGGGTCATTCATTCGCACTGCCCAGCTCACCACAGATGCAGGAGCTCCAACCAATCTGCATAAAAAGACAGGGGCCTAGGTCCCAGAGACAGTATGTTGCCGGGCAACAAAGTGGGAGGACACTGAGGAGAGCCACCAGGGCTTCCTCGGGTGGGGAAGGGTACTTCTGTCAATGACAGGAGAGTCTCACCGGCAGAGGTCTCAAATCAGGATTGACTTGAGCCTGCAGGCAGAACTATCCTGAGAAGGGTGGCAGCAGCCTTGTTTACAGGGGGAGAAGAGAGCCAATGTCCTGGGCAGGTCAGGCTGCCCAGGAGGCCACTGAAGCACCACCTCGAGAGGCGAGCCCAGACCTGCCCGATATCCAGCCACCCAGGCAGGCTCCAAAGAAGGCTACCCGCCCAGGCTGCAGTGAGCCTGTCTTGCCTACCCCCACAGCTTTCCTTCAGGGGTCACCATAGGTGACTTACAAGGACCCTCTTGACTCAGGATCAAACGCGTTGTCGGAGCTGTGGGTAGGGCCAGAGAAGCTGACATCGGccttgggaaggagagagaattctAGAATGTAGCAGCGGGCACATTCGGTACAGGGCCACTGCTGCTTTGGGGCAGTGAAAGGCTGCAGACCCCTACCACGGCAAACACAGCCCAGCCCAGTATCCTTCAGTTCTCGAGGAAATGCCgcctacccctacccccacccccaccccaactatGACTATGGCTATGGCGGGCCACTGCCTGCTCAACTGAGCTCTGGTTACCAATGCCATCCGCGGAAATGTGCTGGTGGGCTGCCGGCCAAGGCTGCAAAGCCACGCCACAGCACTTCCCAGGAAGTGAGGGAGACTGAACAAACCTGGACCATCCACTGCCCACCAGAACTCCAGGTCCTGGGTATGAAAGAGCCACATGGCCACCCCATGTCACCAGCcaatgaaagggaaaaggagtGTGGCCCCCGTGTCGCTACTCTTTGTTCCTCAATTGAACTCAACTGTTCCCTGAAGCCTGTATGACCTCACTGCACTCTGGGAGAAGAATTCCCTAGCCtgggggggaggtggagaggaccTCCACACAGCGAACACACCAGAGGCAAGGGAATTTGCAGGCCGGAGGCCACAACACTGGTGAGAGGAATGGACGTAACTtggagagtgggagagctgggcAAACGCCAAGCCCTGGGCGGTTTGATCTAAGCTGAAACCCAGTCAGGGCTACATTGATCAGGTCAGGAAAATTGTGTATCCAACAGCATAGAGAATGGAAATGGGCAACGTGCCAGGGACCTACTAGACAGGGCCATGCAGGGTAGAGGAGAGGGAAGACCACGAGGTAAGacgaaagagaagagaaagccattAGGTTCAATACATGTTTTCTGTGTGCCTACTAGGTGCCCAACAGTGCCACGTGAGCTAGCTATGTATGGCCCTGTTATTCTGGGAGACACCTGGGAGCTGCGAGAAGCTGAGTTGAAGAGGTTTCTTCGTGACAGCAGACTTTCTGTTAAGGCTTGAAGGAGGAGCTAGAAAGAAGGCGCAAAGGAGGGTATCTGAAAATGTGGGGTTCCCCAAGAGTTCTTCCTGCCCTGATACCCAGAGTAATCAATGGGTCTAACTGCATAAAAGTATCGATGGGCGGCCAGAAATGGAGGGCCAGTCAAATCTTCCTTAGGAAAGAGCGATTCTCCTCGCATGTCCTTCCTCGGCCATTCCGGGTTGACAGACCGGCGGTCAGAACTGCAGGAGGGCGGAGCTCAAGCTCGGAGAATCTGCTCAGGGCGGAGTCCTGAGCttgggggcggggccggggccgCAACGCGGGGGTCGGGAGGGCGTTGGGGGTGAGCGCGAAGACACGCGAGCGGGGCGGATCACCTGGCGGTAGTGCAGCGTGAGAGGCCGCAGGTAGGGCGAATGGGCACAGAGGCCCACGGCCACCCCGTCGATGCGCTCCATGGTGGCACGGAGCAGCAGTCTTCCGCGGACCGAAGCCGGCGGGCGCGTCTACGCACTTCTGGGCATGCCCAGTTCACGCGCGGGGCGGGCCGGAGGGCGGGCCACAGAGTCCAGGTAGCACCTGCGGGGAGGCGCTTTCAGACAAGTCCCCAAGCCGGCATAAAGGGGACGCGAACTGTGTAGGGTGGAGAGGGCTTCGTAGTATATGAAGCCTCCAAAGGGTGGGAACCAGAGGGGATCACCGGGGTAGGTGAGCTGAGCGAGGATCTGTTTGTCCGAGGTTAGCAACAACCTCACCCCTTCCCAAGTCTGGGGAGCCAGGGCCACCACTGAAGCGTACAGAAGGGGAGAATAGGAAGAAGTCAAATCTGAAGAGAAAAGGCTGGTGAAGGAAGGCCCCCGGGATGGGCCCTAGCCACATAGAGGCTGACCTGACCCTGTTTGAGAGAAAGTGCGACTTCCTGTCTTTAACTGTTCTTCACAGAGGCCTTGTTGCTGTACACATTTCACAACAGCTGTTCAGGACCCCAGAGCTGCTCCATCACAATGTCAATCCAGATGACACAGTGACCAGGCCACTCCAAATTCAAGGAGAGATGACTTCACTATATGGGACACATGGTTCATAGagagccattctttttttttttttttttttNNNNNNNNNNNNNNNNNNNNNNNNNNNNNNNNNNNNNNNNNNNNNNNNNNNNNNNNNNNNNNNNNNNNNNNNNNNNNNNNNNNNNNNNNNNNNNNNNNNNNNNNNNNNNNNNNNNNNNNNNNNNNNNNNNNNNNNNNNNNttaaggatggttgtgagccaccatgtggttgctgggacttgaactctgcacctttggaagaacagtcgggtgctcttacccgctgagccatctcaccagcccatagaGAGCCATTCttaaagaccacacacacacacatccctctccTAAAGTGCTGTACTTTTCAGGCTTTGGCCTGGCCACCTAGTGTCCTGGGGGTCAGAGTGACTGCCAGCCAAGAGCGCCTCTAGTCCCTGCAGCCAAAGCCCTCATAGGTGTCTTCCTTCATTTCAGAGGCCTCCTAGCAGACCCTTTCTCCCTAGAGTATGTATAGACAATAGGGACCAGTCACAGAGTTCTCACTGCTGTAACCAGTAGTTCAGGCAAAGGGAGATGTTAAAGGGCCTAGTGTCCCTGGCTGGGGTCTGCCTGTGCTCACTGGGCCTGcctgagaggaagacaggaagcccCCACAACTCTACAGATCATTGTAGGGGGAAGTCACATTTGAATGTTAGTATAAACTGAGGTGAGTAGAGTTTCTGGGATCCCTGGGCCACAGGAAAGGGCTACCTGTGTGAAGGAGCAAGAAATATGTCTATCCAAGGGGCTTTGGCCAGGGCCCAGAGTGGTGCCGTTAGAGAGCTGATCATTGTCCCCATGGGAGCGATGGAGGAGCCTGGATGGAGAGGGGTTTgtcaaaagggggtggggtggggagggaaggcacCATGCCACCAATGCCCAAGACTAGAGAAGCCATCTCTATGTTCGGCAAGCTGCTTCCCGGAGTTCCAAAGACCCCGTTGAACCCATGTCCAGGACAGTGCAGACATCATGAGACATGAGGCCACAAGTCAGCGTTATTACATCTGCTGGCTTTCAGCAAGACAAACTTCTATAGCGTCAGTTCAGGATGCTGGGACTCCAACACAAGGAGTCCCTGGCTGGGGTTTGTGTGTCTCCAAACTTACCTCTCAGATCCTAGAAAGGCCCGCTCTGGCATGTGGTCTATCTCCTACCTTCAAAACATTGTTGGCTCCCTGCTCTCTGAGCATTCTGCTGGTGGTCTCTGGACTTTGCCTCCATCCTCTCAGGACAATAGGATCACATCTGGGGGCCCTCATAACTAGAGCCACCCTCACCTCAGGCTCCTCAAGCAGTCACACCTACaacatttctctctgcctctttgagCCCCATGTGAACACAAAGCAGGCACACAGTAGGGCAGGTCCTATACCCAGAGAGCTGTTCTGACCTCTGCCGGCTCGGAGATGGAAGATGCCTTGGGCTGTGCCCAGGGTCTGGGCGTGTCTAGATGGGTGCTGGGTTCTGCCAAGGTTCTGTGTTTTTCTAGTGGGGTGACAGGAAGTGTTAGGTCTGGGGTCTTAAGGAGACTGTACAACATGAGGATCCCAAGGCACGGGGTGGCTGGAAGGAAAGACTGAGTCAAGACTAGGAGACCAGGTAACTATGGAACACAAAGGCCTCTTACTTTTAGTAAACTGAGGCCCTGCCCCTATCCGCCTGTGTCAGCTGAGGCAGAGCAGACACATCTGTGAGAAGCAGCTACCGTCAGCTCTCTCCATACCACCCCATCCCAGACA
Above is a genomic segment from Mus pahari chromosome 7, PAHARI_EIJ_v1.1, whole genome shotgun sequence containing:
- the Nudt14 gene encoding uridine diphosphate glucose pyrophosphatase, whose translation is MERIDGVAVGLCAHSPYLRPLTLHYRQDGVQKSWDFMKTHDSVTILMFNSSQRSLVLVKQFRPAVYAGEVERHFPGSLTAVNQDQPQELQRALPGSAGVMVELCAGIVDQPGLSLEEAACKEAWEECGYRLVPTDLRRVATYMSGVGLTGSRQTMFYAEVTDAQRGGPGGGLAEEGELIEVIHLNLDDAQAFADNPDIPKTLGVIYAISWFFSQVAPHLNLQ